One region of Thermococcus sp. MAR1 genomic DNA includes:
- a CDS encoding DUF86 domain-containing protein translates to MSVDAELVMRRLVELEEAISELEDISLFEKEKFLNEPYVRDAAKYRLITAIEAAISVCNHIVARLKKPPSTYSECFLSLGELSVISKGLAERLAMMAKFRNMLVHLYWRISDERVYEILTQDLDDLRRFVREVTAYVERRGE, encoded by the coding sequence GTGAGCGTAGATGCTGAGCTGGTGATGCGTCGCTTGGTTGAGCTTGAGGAAGCTATATCTGAACTTGAGGATATCTCCCTATTTGAGAAGGAGAAGTTCCTAAATGAGCCCTACGTGAGGGACGCCGCCAAATACCGGCTTATCACGGCGATTGAGGCGGCCATCTCAGTGTGCAATCATATCGTTGCCCGTCTTAAAAAGCCTCCAAGTACCTATTCTGAATGTTTCCTGTCCCTGGGTGAACTGAGCGTTATATCGAAGGGACTGGCCGAGAGGCTTGCGATGATGGCAAAGTTCAGGAACATGTTGGTGCACCTGTATTGGAGAATAAGTGACGAGAGAGTTTATGAGATCTTGACCCAGGATTTAGACGATCTCAGGAGGTTTGTGAGGGAGGTGACAGCATACGTCGAGAGAAGAGGTGAATGA
- a CDS encoding nucleotidyltransferase domain-containing protein, translated as MNDIRRSIRQLLETKDEILFAYLHGSFLWGKGYRDIDVAVYVDPSRVDDFLEYELRLSIELEVSLGFPVDVKVLNNAPPAFRYRVLGGEPLMIRDEKAWLEFYDLAIREYLDFKPFEKEIMKEILHSGS; from the coding sequence GTGAATGATATTAGAAGGAGCATTAGACAACTGCTTGAGACTAAGGATGAAATACTCTTCGCATACCTTCACGGAAGCTTTCTTTGGGGGAAAGGATATCGGGACATTGACGTTGCGGTCTACGTTGACCCCTCAAGGGTGGACGATTTCCTTGAGTATGAGCTACGACTTTCAATCGAGCTTGAGGTCTCCTTGGGGTTCCCTGTCGATGTAAAGGTTCTAAACAATGCGCCTCCAGCATTCAGGTACCGCGTTCTTGGGGGAGAACCCCTGATGATTAGGGACGAAAAAGCCTGGCTGGAGTTCTATGATCTAGCTATTAGGGAGTATCTTGACTTTAAGCCGTTCGAAAAAGAGATTATGAAGGAAATTCTTCACAGCGGCTCGTAG
- a CDS encoding OB-fold nucleic acid binding domain-containing protein, translating to MKKRLPASRVYIKDIIDGYYVKSEGDFEPNYLITKDARKVYRVKVVATVVRDPLMSEDETYGRFQIDDGTGTMWVFGFRENTRFINLVKKGDLVQIIGKVAEWRDDKQILVEGIAKVEPNMWILHRFETLKEKAEHAKKAKIAFEIYDRYGITAKAKVIAKNKGISEDMLMTIDELYTMMLEQRSTEEALFEEEVVEEEPKAENPELEKAKKAVLDLLHEKGKALSHKFIVKKLSKEIDEELIEEAITQLLAEGEIYEPEIGYYEPL from the coding sequence ATGAAGAAACGCCTCCCAGCGAGCAGGGTCTACATCAAGGACATCATAGACGGCTACTACGTCAAGAGCGAGGGCGACTTCGAGCCTAACTACCTGATAACGAAGGACGCCAGAAAAGTCTACCGTGTTAAGGTCGTCGCCACGGTCGTCAGAGACCCCCTGATGAGCGAGGACGAAACCTACGGAAGGTTCCAGATTGACGATGGCACCGGAACGATGTGGGTCTTCGGTTTCAGGGAGAACACCCGTTTCATAAACCTCGTGAAAAAGGGCGACCTAGTTCAGATAATCGGGAAGGTGGCGGAGTGGCGCGACGACAAGCAGATACTCGTCGAGGGCATAGCGAAGGTCGAGCCGAACATGTGGATACTCCACCGCTTCGAGACGCTGAAGGAGAAGGCTGAGCACGCCAAGAAGGCCAAAATAGCCTTTGAGATATACGACCGCTACGGGATAACGGCGAAGGCCAAGGTCATAGCCAAGAACAAAGGAATAAGCGAGGACATGCTCATGACCATAGACGAGCTCTACACCATGATGCTCGAACAGAGGAGCACCGAGGAGGCGCTCTTTGAGGAGGAGGTCGTCGAAGAGGAGCCCAAGGCAGAGAACCCGGAGCTTGAGAAGGCCAAAAAGGCCGTCCTCGACCTGCTCCACGAGAAGGGCAAAGCTTTGTCGCACAAGTTCATAGTCAAGAAGCTCTCGAAGGAAATCGACGAGGAACTGATTGAGGAAGCAATAACGCAGCTCCTGGCTGAGGGCGAGATATACGAGCCCGAGATAGGCTACTACGAGCCGCTGTGA
- a CDS encoding replication protein RepA, protein MEEVRFRRRKPAVERKIGEIREDDTRVSLIGKAFKVDKMDYTFWLDDGTGVILIESEENVLPENGQIVRVIGRIIRNEEGMHIYGEVVQDFSNADLDALEEIRELEKKVLPKVEGIIEFFGGEEL, encoded by the coding sequence ATGGAGGAAGTTAGGTTCAGGCGTAGGAAGCCCGCCGTTGAGAGAAAGATAGGCGAGATAAGGGAGGACGACACCAGGGTTTCGCTCATCGGGAAGGCCTTCAAGGTCGACAAGATGGACTACACCTTCTGGCTCGACGACGGAACCGGAGTCATACTCATCGAGAGCGAGGAGAACGTTCTTCCTGAGAACGGGCAGATCGTCAGGGTAATCGGAAGGATCATCAGGAACGAAGAGGGGATGCATATCTACGGTGAAGTCGTTCAGGATTTCAGCAATGCTGACCTGGACGCGCTGGAAGAGATTAGAGAGCTTGAGAAAAAGGTCCTTCCCAAAGTTGAAGGCATTATAGAGTTTTTCGGGGGTGAGGAGCTATGA
- a CDS encoding OB-fold nucleic acid binding domain-containing protein, protein MGVLTKEQIIEMIEGQKGLSRDEIEKKISEIASREGISEHAAALMLAEELGVNLEGKEELLHIADLVPGMTGVNVVARILRKYPPREYQKKDGSTGQVANVIIYDATGKTRLVLWDGLVTKYYNELNPGDLIKIIDPSVREGRNGVELHANFRTRIILNPEDPRAGEIPPIEEVRSYNYQRRKIGELMGGERFIEVRGTIARLYRVTVYDACPQCRRKVDYDPATNSWVCPEHGEVQPVKITIVDFGLDDSTGYIRTTLFGDDAAELVGKDPEEIAEKLRELVENGLTLKEAGRKLAEEEYYHLLGREIVVRGNVVDDKFLGLILKAFGWDEVDPKREIARVRAELKEVIRDLV, encoded by the coding sequence ATGGGAGTGCTGACGAAGGAGCAGATTATTGAGATGATCGAGGGGCAGAAAGGCCTCTCGAGGGATGAAATCGAGAAGAAAATATCGGAGATAGCCTCCCGCGAGGGAATCTCCGAGCACGCAGCGGCATTAATGCTTGCCGAAGAGCTCGGAGTGAATCTTGAGGGCAAGGAGGAGCTCCTCCACATAGCAGACTTGGTTCCTGGAATGACCGGCGTTAACGTCGTGGCGAGGATTCTGAGGAAGTACCCGCCCAGGGAGTACCAGAAGAAGGACGGTTCCACCGGACAGGTGGCCAACGTGATAATATACGATGCCACTGGGAAGACGAGACTCGTCCTGTGGGACGGCCTCGTGACCAAATATTACAACGAACTCAATCCGGGTGATCTCATCAAGATAATCGACCCCAGCGTCCGGGAGGGCCGGAACGGAGTCGAGCTACACGCCAACTTCAGGACCAGGATAATCCTCAACCCGGAAGACCCGCGCGCCGGTGAGATACCCCCGATCGAAGAGGTCAGAAGCTACAACTATCAGAGGAGAAAGATAGGTGAGCTAATGGGGGGCGAGAGGTTCATTGAGGTTCGCGGAACGATTGCGAGGCTCTACCGCGTTACCGTCTACGACGCCTGCCCGCAGTGCAGGAGGAAGGTGGACTACGACCCCGCAACGAACAGCTGGGTATGCCCAGAGCACGGCGAGGTTCAGCCGGTCAAGATAACGATAGTGGACTTCGGCCTCGACGATTCCACGGGGTACATAAGGACAACGCTCTTCGGAGACGATGCGGCCGAGCTGGTGGGCAAGGACCCGGAGGAGATAGCGGAAAAACTCAGGGAGCTCGTCGAGAATGGCCTGACGCTTAAGGAAGCCGGAAGGAAACTGGCCGAGGAGGAATACTACCACCTGCTCGGAAGGGAGATAGTGGTCAGGGGCAACGTCGTGGACGACAAGTTCCTAGGGCTCATCCTGAAGGCCTTTGGATGGGACGAGGTTGACCCGAAGCGCGAGATAGCAAGGGTGAGGGCCGAGCTGAAGGAGGTCATCAGGGATTTGGTGTGA
- the scpB gene encoding SMC-Scp complex subunit ScpB produces the protein MGLLEDKALVEAALFVSGRPLSVKELSRALGIRSLDYIEKLIELIAAEYAERKSAIEVVRVLGDKYVMQVKQEYSQRVVHLMPRPDLRTGELKTLALIAYLQPIEQSKVVKLRGSQAYEHIRKLLEMGLIYAEPYERTKLLGTTPKFAELYGFPENDPNIIKEAFKKVVHAEYSDLIAKLEGKGNGDESQEPQETEVEASMEGEE, from the coding sequence ATGGGACTCCTTGAGGACAAGGCCCTTGTTGAGGCTGCACTGTTCGTTTCTGGAAGACCGCTGAGTGTGAAGGAGCTCTCAAGGGCTCTAGGAATAAGATCGCTAGACTACATCGAAAAGCTCATCGAGCTTATAGCCGCAGAGTATGCCGAGAGAAAGAGTGCGATAGAAGTTGTGAGAGTCCTTGGGGACAAATACGTTATGCAGGTAAAGCAGGAATACAGCCAGCGCGTCGTTCACCTCATGCCGAGGCCAGACTTGAGAACCGGAGAACTGAAGACACTCGCGCTAATAGCCTACCTCCAGCCGATAGAACAGAGCAAAGTGGTGAAGCTCAGGGGAAGTCAGGCGTACGAACACATAAGGAAGCTCCTTGAAATGGGCCTTATCTATGCCGAACCGTACGAGAGGACAAAGCTCCTTGGAACGACTCCAAAATTTGCTGAGCTCTACGGCTTCCCCGAGAACGACCCCAACATCATAAAGGAGGCGTTTAAGAAGGTCGTCCACGCCGAGTACAGCGACCTCATAGCGAAGCTGGAAGGCAAAGGTAATGGTGACGAATCTCAAGAACCCCAGGAGACTGAAGTGGAGGCCTCTATGGAGGGCGAAGAGTAA
- a CDS encoding DUF835 domain-containing protein, whose translation MNTTLLMVGQALSLSAKFAVSAVLLMVYIQSRRKSAFIWAIAWLVAAMSIVADALGILQFAALTEAAFSSLMFLGSLVFLSEELGKNVRYSSLWAAPPLVAATYGIFLGNDWNSVVGIPYGVSAFFIVLSGVLIVTSIDLKFKSAKRAAFALGILGAHKMDYPFLRTVEWFAPMGFAIGAALTVVAAYFMARMVMSREFIKLAGTIRFEIDPGIELVSSSEYRRVKEDLKGYPVLAFIRELTPPDEWKAYFLTSLPGRNTITPTNLPRILELSGRYLREAEMRGITGVVVIDGIEYLVIHNGITAVTKFLGTLRDLVILRDGRLVVVVDETALEKKDYLTIKRVLIGG comes from the coding sequence ATGAACACCACTCTCCTAATGGTGGGCCAGGCCCTAAGCCTCTCTGCCAAGTTCGCCGTTTCGGCAGTACTTCTAATGGTCTACATACAGTCACGACGAAAATCCGCGTTCATCTGGGCCATCGCCTGGCTCGTGGCGGCTATGAGCATAGTGGCCGACGCTCTGGGGATCCTTCAGTTCGCCGCGTTGACCGAGGCAGCTTTCTCCTCACTAATGTTCCTTGGCTCCCTGGTATTCCTCTCCGAGGAACTCGGGAAGAACGTCAGGTACTCGAGCCTGTGGGCAGCCCCACCTCTCGTCGCAGCAACCTACGGCATTTTCCTTGGAAACGATTGGAACTCAGTTGTGGGAATTCCTTACGGCGTTTCTGCCTTCTTCATAGTTCTCTCGGGTGTTCTAATTGTCACCTCCATCGATCTGAAGTTCAAAAGCGCCAAGCGTGCGGCATTCGCCCTCGGCATCCTCGGAGCCCACAAAATGGACTACCCGTTCCTTAGAACCGTGGAGTGGTTCGCACCGATGGGCTTTGCCATAGGTGCGGCATTGACCGTGGTCGCGGCGTACTTTATGGCCCGAATGGTGATGTCCAGAGAGTTCATAAAACTCGCGGGAACAATAAGGTTCGAAATAGACCCCGGCATCGAGCTCGTATCAAGCAGCGAGTACCGCAGGGTTAAGGAGGACCTCAAGGGCTACCCCGTGCTCGCGTTCATCAGGGAGCTGACTCCCCCCGACGAATGGAAGGCCTACTTCCTGACCAGTCTGCCCGGGAGGAACACGATAACACCAACGAACCTCCCCAGAATTCTGGAGCTCTCGGGGAGGTACCTCCGGGAGGCCGAGATGAGAGGGATAACAGGCGTTGTGGTTATCGACGGGATAGAGTACCTTGTCATACACAACGGGATAACGGCGGTGACCAAGTTCCTCGGGACGCTCAGGGACCTCGTGATACTGAGAGACGGCCGGCTGGTAGTTGTGGTGGACGAAACAGCCCTGGAGAAAAAGGATTACCTAACCATAAAACGCGTTCTCATCGGAGGGTAA